In Equus przewalskii isolate Varuska chromosome 6, EquPr2, whole genome shotgun sequence, one DNA window encodes the following:
- the LOC103555721 gene encoding LOW QUALITY PROTEIN: olfactory receptor 56A3-like (The sequence of the model RefSeq protein was modified relative to this genomic sequence to represent the inferred CDS: inserted 2 bases in 1 codon), with protein sequence MTAHQNATISIEVSDFLLNCFVRSPNCQXSLPLSLLFLLAMGANGILLITIWLETSLHEPMYYLLSLLSLLDMVLCLTVIPKVLTIFWFDFKSISFYACFLQMYIMNCFLAMESCTFMVMAYDRYIAICHPLRYSSIITDQFIAKAAIFILARNVLFAVPIPILSAQLSYCGRNVIENCICANMSVSRLSCDDITINRLYQFAAGWTLLGSDLILIFLSYTLILRAVLKLKAEGAVAKALSTCGSHFILILFFSTILLVFILTHVAKKKVSPYVPVLLNVLHHVIPAAINPIVYGVQTQEIKQGIQRLLKKGW encoded by the exons atGACGGCACACCAAAATGCCACTATCTCCATTGAGGTTTCAGATTTCCTCTTGAACTGTTTTGTCAGGTCCCCCAACTGCCA ATCtctgcccctcagcctcctcttcctcctggccaTGGGGGCCAATGGCATTCTCTTGATCACCATCTGGCTGGAGACCTCTCTACATGAACCCATGTATTACCTGCTCAGCCTTCTCTCCCTATTAGACATGGTGCTCTGCCTCACCGTCATCCCCAAGGTCCTGACCATCTTCTGGTTTGACTTCAAGTCCATCAGCTTCTATGCCTGCTTCCTTCAGATGTACATCATGAATTGCTTCCTTGCCATGGAGTCTTGTACATTCATGgtcatggcctatgaccgctatatAGCCATCTGCCATCCACTGAGGTACTCATCCATCATCACTGATCAATTCATAGCTAAGgctgccatttttattttggCCAGGAATGTCCTTTTTGCAGTTCCCATCCCCATTCTCTCAGCACAACTCTCTTATTGTGGGAGAAATGTCATTGAGAACTGCATCTGTGCCAATATGTCTGTCTCCAGGCTCTCCTGTGATGACATCACCATCAATCGTCTCTACCAATTTGCTGCAGGCTGGACTCTGCTAGGGTCCGACCTcattctcatcttcctctcctacacCCTCATACTGCGAGCTGTGCTGAAACTCAAGGCAGAGGGTGCTGTGGCCAAGGCCCTAAGCACATGTGGCTCCCACTTCATCCTTATCCTCTTCTTCAGTACCATCCTTCTGGTCTTCATCCTCACTCATGTGGCAAAGAAGAAGGTCTCCCCTTATGTGCCAGTCTTGCTCAATGTCCTCCACCATGTCATCCCTGCAGCCATTAACCCCATTGTTTATGGAGTGCAAACCCAGGAGATCAAGCAAGGAATCCAGAGGCTACTGAAGAAAGGGTGGTAA